GACGAAAAGTTCATGAAGGAAGCCACCGAAGCGGAAAAGATGCTGTACATTCCCGTGCTCATGCCCAAGGGCAGCATTGCGGAAAATGTTCCGGACCGTGACATCATGACCTGGGAAGAACGTCTCGGTATCGGCGGCTTTGACGAAACTCCCGACGAACTGGCCTACGCCATCGCCAAAATGCTCTGCGAACAGCAGGAAGAATTCACCAAGTACACCCCCGTGGGCAAGGCCATGTCCGTCAACGTGACGGTTCCTTCCAGGGAATTCTTCAAGGATGAGGACATACACCCCGGCGCTCTCCGTTACTACAAGGAAAAGGGTCTCCGCTAAGGCCAAGGGCGGGGAGTTCCGCTTCCCCGCCCCCCCTCAGTAAAAAGACAGGAGCGCTGTTATGAAACTGTTTGATAAGTACGTCGTCGCCATCATGACGGTGCTGGGTTCTCTGATGATTCTCTATCACATGATCTACACCCAGTCCGTTCTTCTGGAGCCTACGCAGCACCAGAATCTTCACATCATGTTTGCGCTTTCCCTTGTGTATCTCATGTCGTTCAGCAAGGCGAAAAGCATTCCTCAGAAACTGATCGCCCTTTGCCTGCTCGGCCTCTCCATATATTCCACTTCCTATATTTTCATTGAATACAGCGAACTGCAGGAAATCCGCGGCCCCATAGGAATGCTCACCGATCAGGATGTGATCGTCGGCACGCTGCTTGTGCTGCTCTGCATCGAAGCTTCCCGCCGGGCTTTCGGACTGGCCTTCCCCCTGGTGGCCGTCTGCTTCATTCTGTACTGCTACTTTGGCCATAAGCTTCCCGGGGCCATAGCCGCCCCGGAAATCAGCTATACGGAAATGATCACCACCTTCGTCATGGGGCTTTCCGGCGGTCTTTACGGCAGCACGCTCAGCGTAAGCGCCAACTACATCTTCCTTTTCGTGGTGTTCGGTTCGCTTCTGTCCGCCACGGGCGCGAGTCAGTTCTTCAACCGTGTGGGTGCTGCGGCAGGCCGCAAGCTGGCCGGCGGTCCCGCCATTTCGGCCGTGATTTCCAGTGCCCTCGTGGGTTCCATCACCGGCAGTTCCCTGGCCAACGTGGTCACGACGGGCACCTTCACCATTCCGCTCATGAAGAAGGCCGGCTACAAGCCTCATCAGGCGGGCGCCATCGAGGCCGCGGCCTCCACGGGCGGACAGATCATGCCCCCCGTCATGGGCGCAACGGCCTTCGTTCTGGCGGAAATGGCCAGCACCCCGTATGTGGAAGTCATGACGGCGGCCTTCTTCCCCGCGCTTCTGTACTTCCTTTCCATCGGCATCTACGCGCAGCTTCAGGCCAAGAAGCTCCGCATCGATTCCTCGTCCCTGTTCACCGATGTGTACACCAGAAAGCAGTTCTTCCGGGAAGCGCCTCTGTTCCTCGGCCCGCTCGGCATCATCATGCTGCTTCTGTTCCTCGGCTTCTCGCCCATGTTCACCGTGTTCTGGGCCGTTGTGGCGCTTCTCGGCATCAACGCCCTCGCGCTGCTGCGTGAGGGCAGGATCAAGGAAGCCATACCCGCTCTTATTCCCGAACTGCGCGACGGCGCCGTGACCGGTTCCAAAATCGCCGTGACCTGCGCCGTGCTCGGTCCCATCGTGGCCGTGATGACCAAGACCTCTCTGGGCATCCGCATTCCTTCCATCATCAACCTGCTCTGCGACGGCAACGTGCTCATCGCGCTCGTCATCACCGCGCTGGTGTGCATCCTGCTCGGCATGGGCGTTCCTACTCTCGCCGCCTATCTCATGGTGGCCATGGTGGGCGTACCTGCGCTGGTCAACCTGGGCGTTCCGGTGCTTGCCGCGCACATGTATGTGTTCATCTTCGCCGTATTCTCCAGCATCACGCCTCCCGTGGCCACGGCGGCCATACCGGCGGCAGGCATAGCGGAAGCGCCCTACATGGTCACGGCGTTTGAAGCGTTCAAGGTGGGATTCGTGGCCTTCATCATTCCCTTCTTCTGCGTGTTCGCCCCCGAGATCATGCTGGGCCAGACCGATGCCGGCATCTTCGTGAGCATCATCGCCTTCCTGTGGGTGCTCGTGGCCGTACTCATGATCAGCATGAGCATCTGCGGCTTCACGTTCATGCCCATCAGTATGCCCGCAAGGTTCGTCACCTTCGGCATCGGCATTCTCATGGTGGCGTGCGCCTTCTTCCGTTCCCTCTGGCTGCTTCTTCCGGCCCTGGGGCTCAGCGTGGCGTTCTTCATCCATCAGTTCATGGCGTACAAGTCACTTTCCTCCGCGGACTCCCGTACTGCGGTCTGACCTTCAATACCAGGAGAGATTATGTCTGCATTGAAAACCCCCATTCATTTCCACGAGACCGACGTACTGGTTCTCGGTGGAGGCGCCAGCGGCTGCGGTGCGGCTATAGCGGCGCGGGAAGCCGGCAAACGTACGTTGATGGTTGACAAGGGAAAGCTGGAAAGCTGCGGCTGCATCGGCGGCGGCAACGACCACTTCATGGGCGTTCTGAACACGGATGCGCCTTTCGACACCGTCGACGACATGGTGAAGTTCTACAGCAGCCCCACCAACGGCCTGCTGCCCGAAACCGTGCGTCAGTGGGGCGAAGCCATGCCCCACATGATAGAATGGCTTACGGACGTGGGCGTACAGTTCCGCAGGAAGGAAGACGGCGGCTACCTGCGCACGCAGGGCTTCGGCCAGCCCGGCAGGTGGTGGATACTCATCCGCGACGGGCAGTTCATGAAGCCCCTCATCGCGAAGAAGATCCGCGAGATGGGCGTGGACGTGGTGGACAACGTCATGATCACGCGGCTCATCGTCAAGGAAGGCCGCATGGTCGGCGCCATGGGCTACAATGTGCTCGACGGGGAATTTCATGTGTTCCGCGCCGCCTCGACGGTACTCGCCCTCGGCCCGCGGGCGACGCGGGTCTCCACCAATTCCACGCGGAATCCCTTCAACGCGCAGTTCCCCAGCCACAACACCGGTTCCCACTATATTCTCGCCTACGAGGCAGGGGCGCGCATCGCCTGCCTGGATACCCGGCAGACGGCCACCGTGCTTCCCAAGAGCTTCGGCTGTCCCGGCATGAACGGCCTTACCGGCGAAGGCGGCGCGGCCCTGAACTACAAGGACGAACGCTTTATGGGCAAGTACCACCCCATGCGCGAGCAGGCGCCGCGTCACCTTTTCGTGCAGGGCCTCGTCAGAGAGCAGATCGCCGGTTACGGCCCGCCTTTCTATATGGATACCCGTTCTCTCTGCCACGAAAGTCAGAGAGTGCTTTCCGAAGAACTCATGCCCGGCGACAAGGCCACCTGGAAGGAATATTCCGAGCAGAAGGGCGTGGACCTGTACAACAAGCTCATGGAAGTGGAAATCGGCGATCTTGCTCTGGAAGGCATGGTCATGCGCGATGAAAACTTTGAAAGCTCCATTCCCGGTCTGTTCGTCGGTACCGGCTTCCATGCCTTCTCCGGGGCCATGTGCGGCGGGTACGCCGCCGGTCGCCATGCTGCGGAAAAGGCGGCGAAGGTTTCCTCCGTGCCCGCAGTGTCGGAAGAGGAAGCGGAACAGGAACGCGTCCGCGTGCTGGCTCCTCTCCATTCCGACGGCGGAACTCACTATCAGCAGTTTGAAAGCGCCATCCGCCAGGTGATGGATTACTACATGGGGTATGTGCGCAACGAACGCGGTATGCTTCAGGCCATGGACAGCCTGGCCCGCATCGAGGCCCTCAAGGGAGATCTCGTCGCGGACAACTGGCATGAGCTCATGCGTACCCATGAGGCGCTCACGCTTCTTGAAATGTGCAAGCTTGCCACGCTGGCCAGCATAGAACACCGGGAAACTTCTCCCAGCACCATCTACATGCGTTCGGACTATCCCGACCCCGATCCTGCGCTGAACAGACTCATGGTGACGGAAAAGGTGGATGGAAAGCCCCACATTTTCTGGCAGTGACGCCGTAATCTCTTCCCCTTCCGCAAGCGCGCATCCGGTTTCTGCCGCCGGTCCCGCAGCCTTTCCGCTCTTTTGGCGGAAAGGCGGGGGCGGGGTTTGCCCGGAGAGCCGCCTGCAGCAAAAACGCTCTAACCTCAGAGGATGACAACATGCCGCCAAGATATAGTAAGGAACTGAAAAAGCTGGTTGTCTCAGGATATCAGAAGCGTCAGGGCAGAACGTCGCCCTGCGAGGCGTACTGCCCGGCGGGAAACAGAATTCAGGCCGTGGAAACCCTGCTCAAGGACGGCAGACCGGAACAGGCTCATGCCGTGCTTCTGAGCCGCAATCCCTTCCCCGGCGTCACCGGCCGCGTATGCACGCATCCCTGCGAACTCAAGTGCAACCGCCGCAAATATGATGAAGGCGTTTCCATTCGTGCGCTGGAACGTTTTGCCGCCGATACTCCCATGATTTCCCGTCTGACGCCCCTTGCCGATACCGGCAGAAAGGTGGCCGTCATCGGTTCCGGCCCCGCCGGCATGACCTGCGCCTATTTTCTCCGTCTTCTCGGTCATGACGTGACGGTGTTCGAGGCCGCCGCCGTGCTGGGCGGCGCGCCGCGCATGTCCGTACCCGATTTCCGCCTGCCCAAGAACGTGGTGGACAGAGAAACGGGGCATGTCCTTTCCCTCGGAATAGCCGCCCATACCAATGTGGATGTGGGCCGTGACGTGAGCATGGCGGACATCATGAAGACCCATGACGCCGCAGTGGTGGCCGTGGGCAACCGCGGGGAAAGACTGCTCAATATTCCCGGCAGGGAGAATCTCGTTCCCGCAGTGAGCTTCCTTGCCGCGAGCAATCTTGCGCGGCAGAGCCTGGAAGGCAGGGACGTGGTGGTTCTCGGCGGCGGCGGCGTGGCCTTCGACTGCGCCTTCACGGCAAAACGCCTTCGTGCCGCCTCCGTCAGCCTCGTGTTCCCGGAAAAGAGCGACGCCATCAAGGCCCCGGAGGAAGAAGTAGCCCAGGCGGGAGAGGAAGGCATTGCCCTGCATTCCTCCTATCTGGCGCAGAGCGCGGAAGGCGGCACCGTCAGAGCAAAGGGGCTTGAGAGCTTTTCCTTCAGCGAAAGCGGCGAGCTTCTTGCCGAGTACCGGGAAGGGGACGAGCTTGCCCTGAATGCCGACGTGGTGATCTGTGCAAGCGGCCTGCTGCCCGGTACGGATTTTCTGGCGGAGCTGGCGCCGGAAAAGAATGCGCGCGGCCACCTGGTGGTGAACGATTTTCAGGAAACCTCCGTTGCGGGCCTGTTTGCGGCGGGCGACATCGTCACCGGGCCTTCCACCGTGGCTTCGGCCATCGGCAGCGGAAGGAATGCGGCCATAGGCGTGCACTGCCGCCTTGCGGGACTTCGACAGATGCCCGAAATTTCCTTCGAGGAAAAGGAAGACGGTACGCTCCGCCTTGCGGTGGGTGGCCCCGCCCTCAAGGAGCAGCAGCATGTGGTTCTGTTTGAGGAAATAGAGAACCCCTCCTATCATGAACACGCTCCCCGTCAGGCGACGGGGCGGTACGCCGCCGCGCATCTTCTGCCCTTCGAGGAAATCGATCTCGGCCTTACGGCCGAGCAGGCACAGGCCGAGGCCTCCCGCTGTATGCACTGCGGGCACTGCATCGACTGCGGGACGTGCGTGGAGCGCTGCCCCAACTATATTCTGGAAAGAAACGAGGACGGGCCGTTCGTCCGTTATCCCGAGGAATGCTGGCATTGCGCCTGCTGCCGCATAGGCTGCCCCACGGGCGCCATAGCCATAGAATTCCCCATCACCATGCTGGTGTGATGACGCCGTGGTGATCTTCGTCCTCAGGCGGCGCGCCGCCTGAGGACGTTTCATTTCCTCCTTCCTGCCTTGTGAGACGGAAGTCGACGGACAGTCTCTCCCTCTCTGCGGGAATATTTCCGCCCCCCGGCACAGGATGCGATCATGCGAACACTTCCTCCCAAATGGATTCTTCCGGCGCTTCTGGCCCTGTACAGTCTCAACTTCATGGATCGTTCCGTGCTTGCCGTCGTCGGAGAAGCCATGAAGACGGACATGGGTTTTTCCGACGCGGAACTCGGACTTCTTCATTCCGTTCTGCTCATCACCCTCATTTTCGTTATTTTTCCGGGCGCCGTCATGAACGACGTCTGGAAGAGAAGAAAGTTCATCGCCCTCTGCGCCGCGGTGTGGAGCATGGCCATGGCGGGCACGGCCATGGCCGGGAGTTTTCTCTCCCTCTGCTGCGCCCGCATCTTCGCCAGCGCCAATGAAGGCAGTACGGGCTCGGGCGGAACGGCCTGGCTTTCGCAGTATTATCCCGCCTCGAAGCGTGCCCGCGTACTCGGCATGTTTCAGATGGGGGCTCCGCTCGGCATGGCTCTGGGAACCCTTCTCGGGGGTGCGGTGCTTTCGCTCACGGGCAACTGGCGGTACTGCTTTTTCCTCTTCATCATACCGGCGCTTGTTCTGGCCTTTGTGGTGTACCGCCTGCCCGATGAGCAGCGACCCGCAGGCAGGGACTATCTTTCGGGCATTCCCGTTCTTCTGAAAAAGCGCACGCTGGTCATAACGGCATGTGCAGGGGGCTTTTTCTGCATCATCAAGTATGCCTGGCAGTCCTGGCTGCCGGTGCTGCTCATGCGCACCTATTTTGTGGAACCTTCCACCGCGGCGCTTCTGAGCGCCTGCTTTCTGCTGGCCGGGGCGTGCGGTCCCTGTCTCGGCGGCATGTTCGCCGATTTCTGGGGAGCCCGTTCTCCGGGCGGAAGAGTGAAGGCAGCCGCGGTGTGTATGCTGCTCATTTTATGCACGAAACTTGTGTTCTATATCTGCGTGGGCAGGATATCTCTCTGGGCGATCTGTCTTCTGGGAATGCTGGACAGCGTCATTCTCATGATGCCCATTCCTCTTTACTTCAGCATCACGCAGGACGTGGTGGAAGACAGGTATCGCGGCGGCATGACGGGTCTGCTCGGCACCATGATGTTTCTTTTCGGCGGCGCGTGGGGGCCTCTGCTCACCGGATTTCTTTCCGACGTTCTGGGCGGCGGAGGGCAGGGACTGCTGTACGCCATGGCGCTTCTTCAGGTGTTCGCCTTCCTTGCCTTCCTGTGTTATCTTTTTGAGATAAAAACATATCTGAAGGAAAAGGTCTGAACGGCGCGCCGGCCTTCCTGCATGAGGCATGAAAAAAGGAGAGTTCCCGGCGGAACTCTCCTTTTTCTGCACAGAGGGCGTGAAGAAGCGGCCGGAACGGCTAGTTCTTCAGGCTGTGGATGGGGGCGGGAATACGGCCGCCGAGATTGATGAAGGCCGAGGCGTCGCCCCTGTTCACGGGAATGATCTTGGCCTGACCGAGCAGACCGCCGAAGATGGCGGTTTCGCCCACGTCCTTGCCGGGCACGGGAATGACGCGCACGGCCGTGGTCTTGGTATTGATCATGCCGATGGCCATTTCGTCGGCAATGAGGCCGGAAATGGTGGTGGCGGGAGTATCGCCGGGAATGGCGATCATGTCGAGGCCCACGGAGCAGACGCTGGTCATGGCCTCAAGCTTTTCCATGGTGAGCGCGCCGGAATTGGCCGCCGCTTCGATGCTGGAGTCTTCCGAAACGGGAATGAAGGCGCCGGAAAGCCCGCCCACATGGGAGGAGGCGAACACGCCGCCCTTCTTCACCGCATCGTTGAGCATGGCGAGCACGGCGGTGGAACCGGGCGCGCCGATGGAGGAAAGGCCCACGCTCTGGAAGATTTCACCCACGGAGTCGCCCACGGCGGGGGTGGGGGCGAGGGAAAGGTCGGCCACGCCGAAGGGCAGGTTCATGCGGTCGGCCACTTCCTTGCCGATGAGTTCGCCCACGCGGGTGACCTTGTAGGCCGTGGACTTGATGACCTCGGCCACGTCGCTCAGGGTGAGGCTTTCATGGGTGGCCTTGGCGCGGTCGATGGCCTTCTTCACCACGCCGGGGCCGGAAACGCCCACATTGATGACCACGTCCGGTTCGCCTATGCCGAGATAGGCCCCGGCCATGAAGGGCACGTCCTGGGGGATGTTGGCGAACACCACGAGCTTGGCGCAGCCTATGCCGTCGCGGTCCTTCGTGGCGTCGGCCACTTTGAGTATCTGGCGGCCCATGAGAGCCACGGCGTCCATGTTGATGCCCGCCTTGGAGGAGGCCACGTTGATGGAGGAGCACACGCGGTCGGTGGTGGCGAGGGCTTCGGGCAGGGCGTCGATGAGGGCGCGGTCGCCCGGGGTCATGCCCTTTTCCACCAGTGCGCCGAAGCCGCCGAGAAAGTCGACGCCGGCTTCCTTGGCCGCTTCGTCGAGCATCTGGCAGGCGCGCACCATCTGGTCGGCGTTGAAGCCTGCGCCCACCACGCCCATGGGGCTGATGCTGATGCGCTTGTTCACCACGGGAATGCCGTATCTTGCGCCCACTTCGTTGCAGGTTTCCACCAGATGGGCGGCATATTTGGCGATTTTGGCGCGCACCTTGTAGGAGAATACGTCGAAATCGTGGCTGACGCAGTCGAAAAGACTGATGCCGAGGGTAACGGTACGAACATCGAGATGTTCGTTGCGGAGCATGTTGATAGTGCTGAGCACTTCGCGTTCAGTAAGCATGGGGCAGACCTGTGTGCGGGTTAGACGATGGGTACGCGATGAATGGCTTCGAAAATGTCCTGATGCTGGATGCTGATGGACAGCCCCACATTGCGGGCCTTGGCCTGAAGCATCTGGCGGAACGCATTGCGGTTGATGGAGAGCGGAAGCGCCACTTCAAAGACCAGCACGCATTCATCGGTGTCTTCGCTTACGCGGATGGCCTTGAGGTTTTCAATGTTCACCTTCTGCTCGGCAAAGATGCCGGATATCATGGCAATGATTTCCGGCTGGTCGGAACCGTTCACCGTGACTACGAAGGGTTCGGTTTCTTCCGTGCTGGAGAAGGTATCCGGCTCGAAGGTGCGGGCGGAAACGGTGAGATCCATGTTGCGGGCCTCGAGGTTGAGGCTCACCACGCGCTGGATGTCTTCCTCGGTCACGTCTTCGGGGGCGGAGACGATGAAGATGGAGGCGAACTGGCCCTTAAGGATGGTCTGGCTCAGTTCTTCGATGTTGCACTTTTCCTTGGACAGAGCGCTGGAGATGGCGTAGACCACGCCCGGACAGTCGCGCCCGATGACAGAAATGACAATATGGTTCACGGTCGCCTCGATGCAAAGAGGGTTGCCGCCCCGTGCCGGAAGCGGCGCGCGAGCGTAATCGTGGGAAATGAGAAAAGGATAGACGGGAACGTCGAGAAGCGTCAAGCGCTGTTTGGCGCTCCATCCGTGTTCAAAGATGTAAAACGCGGCTTTTCCGGTCTGTTTTCGTCGCCTTCCGGGCGTTCAGCGGCCGGGGTGGGAACGCCGCCACTGCCAGGGCGGCGTGGGGCCCGCATCCTGCCACAGGCCGAGGCGCTGCTTCTGCGCCATGGCTTCTTCCAGCTTCCAGGTATTGCAGAAGCCTTCGGTGCAGAAATAGTCGTACACCCAGGCCATGCCCGCCTGTATCTGCCGCTGATTGACGGAACGCTCGTCGATGCCGTTTCCCTCGCAGAGATAGACCAGGGCGACGGAACGGTTCTGGTCGTCTTCGTACAGGGTTTTGATGCGTATGTCCTGCCCGGCCATGAGGCGCTGAAGATGCTCGCGGGATTCCCTGCCGAACTTCTGGCTGCTTTCCGGTGCGTCCACGCCGTAAAGGCGCACGCGGAGGATGCGCTTTTTTTCATCCCTGAGTTCGAAGCTGTCGCCGTCGATGGCGCGGGCGAGCCTGTACGGGCGATCGGCGGATGCGGAAGCGCGGGGCGCTTCCCTTCGCTGCGCCTTGGGTTCTTCCGTGCGCGAGGACTCGGCCGTTTTGACCGGAGCTTCCTTTTTCTGGGCGGGAACGGCGGAGCCTGTGCTTGCGGGCCTGCCGGAGGTGCCCACATAGGCGGCCGTCATGAGAAGCACGCACAATACGGCGACTTCCAGCCCGTAGAAGCTGGAACCTTTGCGTTTGCGGGGAGAGAAGATTTTCCTGCGCTTTTTCATGAAGGTCTGGCCGGAGTTGCGGGCAGAAGTTCTTCCAGCGCCGAGAGAATGCCGGGGACGTTGAGGCCCACGTCCGCGCGCAGACGGCGCAGAGGCCCGTGGGGAAGGAAGCGGTCCGGCAGGCCCAGGCGGCGGATTTTCACTTTTCCGAGGGCATCGTGATCGGCCAGAAGTTCCAGCACTGCGGAGGAGAAGCCGCCCAGAAGGGTGTTTTCCTCCACGAGGAGCATGGCGTCGTTTTCTTCGGCCAGAGCGAGAATCTGCGCTTCGGGCAGGGGCTTGACCCAGCAGGCGTCGAAGACGGAGGCGAGAACGCCGGTTTTTTCCGCTGCGAGCAGGGCTGCCTCAACGCAGGGCACGGCCCGCTGACCGGCCGCGAGAATGCACACGCGCACATTCCCCTGCAGAAGCAGTTCGCCTCTGCCGGGAGCGGGGTAGCCGGGACCGGTCTTGGGCAGATGGTCCGCCATGGCGTAGCGCGCAGGGTCGAGCTTCCGGCCCGAGCCGCGGGGATAGCGCAGCGCCGCAGGCTGCGGCAGACCGACGGCCAGGGCAAGGGCGTCGCGCAGGGCGTCCTCGTCGCGCGGTGCGGCGAGGGAGAGGTTGGGCACGCTTCTCAGCCATGAAAGATCGAAGGCTCCGTGATGGGTGGGGCCGTCTTCTCCCACGAGACCGGCTCTGTCGAGGCAGAGCGTCACGGGCAGGTTCTGCAGGCATACGTCGTGGATGATCTGGTCGAAGGCCCGCTGCATGAAGGTGGAATAAATGGCCACCACGGGGTGATAACCGCGCGAGGCGAGGCCGGCGGCGAAGGTGACGGCGTGTTCCTCGCATATGCCCACGTCGACGAAGCGGTCCGGGAAGCGTTCATGAAAATCCTGCAGTCCCGTTCCGTCGGGCATGGCGGCGGTAATGGCGAAAAGCTGCGGGTTGTCTTCGGCAAGCGCGCAGAGCGCGTCGCCGAAGGCGCGGCTGAACCCCGGGCCGGAGGGCTTCCAGCCGCTGGGCTGCGGAGGCGTGCTGATTTCGTCGGGAACGGAGGCGGAAATGCCGTGGAAGTGGGAGGGATCGTGCTCGGCGGGCGAATAGCCCTTGCCCTTGCGCGTGCGGATGTGCAGAAGCACGGGCATGTCCAGTTCCTTGGCCGCCTGAAGATGTCTTTCCAGTTGAAGGATGTCGTGGCCGTTGATGGGACCTATGTAGTTGAACTGGAAGGCTTCGAACAGCATCCCCGGCGTGAAGAAGGATTTGAAGCTGACTTCGCCCTTTTTTATGATGTCCACGATGCTTTCGCCCTTGGGAAGGCGGGAAAGCACGCGCCCCACATGCTGCTTGATGTGCATGACCGTGCTGTGGGAGAGGTTGCGGCTGAGAAAGCGGGAAAGCGCGCCCGTATTCTCGGAAATGGACATTTTGTTGTCATTCAGGATGACGATGAGCCGTTTGCCCATGCCGCCCGCCTGATTCAGCGCTTCCAGCGCCATGCCGCCGCCGAGCGCGCCGTCGCCGATGACGGCCACCACATGTTCCTTTCCTCCTCTGAGGTCGCGCGCCGTGGCCATGCCGAGGGCTGCGGAAATGGAGGTGGAGGCGTGCCCCACGCCGAAATAGTCATAGGGGCTTTCCGTACGGTTGGGAAAGCCGGAAATGCCGCCGTAGCGGCGCAGCGTGTCGAAGCGCTCCGCACGGCCGGTAAGAAGCTTCCAGGGGTAGCTCTGATGTCCCACGTCCCACACGATGGGATCGCGGGCCGGGTCGAAACAGGAAAGCAGGGCTATGGTCAGCTCCACCACGCCCAGGGAGGGGGCCAGATGCCCGCCGTTCTTCGTGACCACGCGGATGATGGTGTCGCGCAGTTCCTGCGCCAGCGCCAGCTTGAGCGAGAGGGAGAGCCCGGGGATGTCCTCGGGAAGATGCAGGCTGGAAAGCAGGGGGGTGTCGGTCATGGGATCTCTTGGCGGGCTAGTGGGTGCGGTTGACGAGTTTCTGAGAGGTTTCGCGGAGGAAATCGGCGTC
The nucleotide sequence above comes from Mailhella massiliensis. Encoded proteins:
- the dxs gene encoding 1-deoxy-D-xylulose-5-phosphate synthase → MTDTPLLSSLHLPEDIPGLSLSLKLALAQELRDTIIRVVTKNGGHLAPSLGVVELTIALLSCFDPARDPIVWDVGHQSYPWKLLTGRAERFDTLRRYGGISGFPNRTESPYDYFGVGHASTSISAALGMATARDLRGGKEHVVAVIGDGALGGGMALEALNQAGGMGKRLIVILNDNKMSISENTGALSRFLSRNLSHSTVMHIKQHVGRVLSRLPKGESIVDIIKKGEVSFKSFFTPGMLFEAFQFNYIGPINGHDILQLERHLQAAKELDMPVLLHIRTRKGKGYSPAEHDPSHFHGISASVPDEISTPPQPSGWKPSGPGFSRAFGDALCALAEDNPQLFAITAAMPDGTGLQDFHERFPDRFVDVGICEEHAVTFAAGLASRGYHPVVAIYSTFMQRAFDQIIHDVCLQNLPVTLCLDRAGLVGEDGPTHHGAFDLSWLRSVPNLSLAAPRDEDALRDALALAVGLPQPAALRYPRGSGRKLDPARYAMADHLPKTGPGYPAPGRGELLLQGNVRVCILAAGQRAVPCVEAALLAAEKTGVLASVFDACWVKPLPEAQILALAEENDAMLLVEENTLLGGFSSAVLELLADHDALGKVKIRRLGLPDRFLPHGPLRRLRADVGLNVPGILSALEELLPATPARPS